In a genomic window of Streptomyces koelreuteriae:
- a CDS encoding dynamin family protein, translated as MSGSAALRRAALDVLRDSATTDGLPETFRRTLADQAERLSAPFSVALVGRVSAGKSTLVNALLGERIAPTGVTELTMTVNRFRHGTEPSLTVRHLDGTVTRHRHLSDLESLTVRSADDPDRQALLRRIDHLETRHPHGQLAELEIIDTPGLDSFTGPESASTLRLLGRTGQDLTDSTLAESARADAMVLTFTARGAHRDDIRLTAEFMTQVPGLGPLNTVGVLNKVELLWDPDDAPDPMRPAGRVADQLIRTAGTSRLLYSVVPVAGLLGSGAACMDAADLDGLSHLATTTAPRLLAERAADSDAFTGKDTGLPLSPEERARLFGRFGGWGVVRACRSIREGADTVDTLRGELLRVSGVDSLRALLRDHFGGRADLIKAAQAFRTVPRLAERTARSLRGEPARAVEAVAGALTAVELRHCLAYAELRALRDHFDGRLDLPAEQTEELLRVTGEHGTGAAARLGLPADADHPLLLRTARARLDRWHAELSAPTAYGASRQAQLTIRQSYEALHHHIASGQEGMAE; from the coding sequence GTGAGCGGCTCCGCCGCTCTCCGGCGGGCCGCACTGGACGTCCTCCGGGACAGCGCGACCACGGACGGCCTGCCGGAGACCTTTCGCCGCACCCTCGCCGACCAGGCCGAGCGGCTGTCCGCACCGTTCTCCGTGGCCCTGGTCGGCCGGGTCAGCGCGGGCAAGTCCACCCTGGTCAACGCGCTGCTCGGCGAGCGGATCGCACCGACCGGGGTCACCGAGCTGACGATGACGGTCAACCGTTTCCGCCACGGCACCGAGCCCTCGCTGACGGTGCGCCATCTGGACGGCACCGTGACCCGGCACCGGCACCTGTCCGACCTGGAGTCGCTCACCGTACGGTCGGCCGACGACCCTGACCGGCAGGCGCTGCTACGGCGGATCGACCACCTGGAGACCCGTCACCCGCATGGGCAGCTCGCCGAGCTGGAGATCATCGACACTCCCGGCCTCGACTCCTTCACCGGCCCGGAGTCGGCGTCCACGCTGCGTCTGCTGGGCCGGACCGGGCAGGACCTCACCGACTCGACGCTCGCGGAGAGCGCGAGGGCCGACGCCATGGTCCTGACGTTCACCGCGCGCGGCGCCCACCGGGACGACATACGGCTCACCGCCGAGTTCATGACGCAGGTGCCCGGCCTCGGCCCACTCAACACCGTCGGTGTCCTCAACAAGGTGGAGCTGCTGTGGGACCCGGACGACGCGCCCGATCCGATGCGGCCCGCCGGGCGGGTCGCCGACCAGCTCATCCGCACCGCGGGGACCTCCCGGCTGCTGTACTCGGTGGTCCCGGTGGCGGGACTGCTCGGCTCCGGGGCCGCCTGTATGGACGCCGCCGACCTCGACGGCCTCTCCCACCTGGCCACGACGACGGCTCCACGACTGCTGGCCGAACGTGCCGCGGACAGCGACGCGTTCACCGGCAAGGACACCGGTCTCCCGCTCTCCCCCGAGGAACGCGCCCGGCTGTTCGGGCGCTTCGGCGGCTGGGGCGTGGTGCGGGCGTGCCGGTCGATTCGCGAGGGAGCCGACACCGTGGACACGCTACGGGGCGAACTCCTCCGGGTGTCCGGCGTCGACTCCCTGCGCGCCCTGCTGCGCGACCACTTCGGCGGCCGGGCCGATCTCATCAAGGCCGCGCAGGCGTTCCGTACGGTGCCGCGTCTCGCCGAGCGGACCGCCCGGTCACTGCGGGGTGAACCGGCGCGGGCGGTGGAGGCGGTGGCCGGCGCGCTGACCGCCGTGGAACTGCGGCACTGCCTGGCGTACGCGGAACTACGGGCGCTGCGCGACCACTTCGACGGACGGCTCGACCTCCCCGCCGAGCAGACCGAGGAACTCCTCCGGGTGACCGGCGAGCACGGCACCGGCGCGGCCGCCCGGCTCGGACTGCCCGCCGACGCGGACCACCCGCTGCTGCTGCGCACGGCGCGCGCCCGGCTGGACCGCTGGCACGCGGAGTTGTCGGCACCCACGGCGTACGGGGCCTCACGTCAAGCTCAGTTGACGATTCGTCAGTCCTATGAGGCTCTCCACCACCACATCGCCTCCGGGCAGGAAGGAATGGCCGAATGA
- a CDS encoding dynamin family protein has protein sequence MERLDTDAPAARTARVLEHLAAAAGKRALAETESRLRDAARRLADGRIVVVVCGEFNRGKSSLVNALVERKGLLPVDVLQTTSVVTTVGWGPREQATARLRDAGGGTEERVIPLDEVARYVTESTNPGNRHRAELIEVLLPHPKLADGVTLVDTPGVGGVFPEHTAMTTGFLASADAVVFVADMTSPLTASELRFLGHAVTATDSGPDEDGLLVVLTRADQAAPADRGEMLANTRAKLAELTGRPTGDTSVLPVSTRLRLRYLGSGSDAPDEDSGYPLFEAVLWRGLRRRRARLLLARPLEEAGAAVQALLGPLTAEQEALARETDETLSRMRAEAEAGQRRITELRSTGAQWRTELRTQLRELRRELVMALHDELDTVWQRVCTEYLYDEALQDDMDELAAQVSAAYAAVAGATARRAETELNALVTGFAQRHGIGLTPTANSRIDTVGPLRLEPDLGAEEQPGKAMPIGRDGAFGASMGAAIGGTVFGPLGAAIGAAAGLLAGLLRGVKAARHQELQTRRRNLRDQLGMARGRQQRVIVHGLGNLLDSAAERAEQELDSLLRQQTETVGDTLERLKATADATREQARARHDTLAKEHSELLATGQEVATLAALVAELVTEADTDLPPAPHSKEAGAAGRAAEGHEASDDTPPTSQQPAEQPGTERDTEPGPKPKPESETEPEPQPESESRPDA, from the coding sequence ATGGAACGACTCGATACGGACGCGCCGGCGGCCCGGACCGCGCGTGTGTTGGAGCACCTGGCCGCCGCGGCGGGCAAGAGGGCGCTGGCGGAGACCGAGTCGCGGCTGCGCGACGCCGCGCGCAGGCTCGCCGACGGCCGGATCGTCGTGGTGGTCTGCGGCGAGTTCAACCGCGGCAAGTCCAGCCTCGTCAACGCTCTGGTGGAGCGCAAGGGCCTCCTCCCCGTCGATGTGCTGCAGACCACCAGCGTGGTCACCACGGTCGGCTGGGGCCCGCGGGAACAGGCCACGGCCCGGTTGCGCGACGCGGGCGGCGGGACCGAGGAGCGGGTGATCCCCCTCGACGAGGTGGCTCGCTACGTCACGGAGAGCACCAACCCGGGCAACCGGCACCGGGCCGAGCTCATCGAAGTACTGTTGCCCCACCCGAAGCTGGCCGACGGAGTCACCCTGGTCGACACACCGGGCGTGGGGGGCGTGTTCCCCGAGCACACCGCGATGACCACGGGGTTCCTCGCCTCGGCCGACGCGGTGGTGTTCGTCGCCGACATGACCTCACCGCTGACGGCGAGCGAACTGCGCTTCCTGGGGCATGCCGTCACCGCGACGGACTCCGGGCCCGACGAGGACGGGCTGCTCGTCGTCCTCACCCGGGCGGATCAGGCCGCCCCCGCCGACCGGGGCGAGATGCTGGCCAACACCCGTGCCAAGCTCGCCGAGCTGACCGGCAGGCCCACGGGTGACACCTCCGTGCTGCCGGTCTCGACCCGCCTCAGGCTCCGGTATCTCGGCTCCGGTTCCGACGCGCCGGACGAGGACAGCGGCTACCCCTTGTTCGAGGCCGTCCTCTGGAGGGGTCTGCGGCGGCGCCGTGCCCGGTTGCTGCTGGCGCGCCCCCTGGAAGAGGCCGGTGCCGCGGTGCAGGCGCTGCTGGGCCCGCTGACTGCGGAACAGGAGGCACTCGCCCGGGAGACGGACGAGACGCTCTCCCGGATGCGGGCGGAGGCCGAGGCCGGGCAGCGGCGCATCACCGAGTTGAGGAGCACCGGGGCACAGTGGCGCACGGAACTGCGGACGCAGCTCAGGGAGTTGCGCAGGGAGCTGGTCATGGCCCTGCACGACGAACTCGACACCGTGTGGCAGCGCGTGTGCACGGAGTACCTCTACGACGAGGCGCTGCAGGACGACATGGACGAGTTGGCCGCACAGGTGTCGGCGGCCTACGCGGCGGTGGCCGGTGCCACGGCGCGCCGCGCGGAGACCGAACTGAACGCCCTGGTCACCGGATTCGCGCAGCGCCACGGCATCGGTCTCACCCCCACCGCCAACAGCCGGATCGACACCGTCGGCCCGCTGCGGCTGGAGCCGGACCTCGGTGCCGAGGAACAGCCGGGCAAGGCGATGCCCATCGGCCGCGACGGAGCGTTCGGGGCGTCGATGGGGGCGGCGATCGGCGGCACCGTGTTCGGCCCGCTGGGCGCGGCGATCGGGGCCGCGGCCGGGCTTCTGGCAGGTCTGCTGCGCGGGGTCAAGGCCGCCCGCCACCAGGAGCTGCAGACACGTCGCCGGAACCTGCGGGACCAGCTCGGCATGGCCCGCGGGCGCCAGCAGCGGGTCATCGTCCATGGGCTCGGCAACCTGCTGGACTCGGCGGCCGAGAGGGCGGAGCAGGAGCTCGACAGCCTGCTGCGGCAGCAGACCGAGACGGTGGGCGACACCCTCGAACGGTTGAAGGCGACCGCCGACGCCACGCGTGAGCAGGCCCGCGCCCGTCACGACACGCTGGCGAAGGAGCACTCGGAACTGCTCGCCACCGGGCAGGAGGTGGCCACGCTCGCGGCCCTCGTCGCCGAACTCGTCACGGAAGCGGACACGGACCTGCCGCCCGCACCGCACTCGAAGGAAGCCGGGGCGGCCGGGCGTGCGGCCGAAGGACACGAGGCGTCGGACGACACGCCGCCCACGTCCCAGCAGCCGGCGGAGCAGCCGGGAACAGAGCGGGACACGGAGCCAGGCCCGAAGCCGAAGCCGGAATCGGAGACGGAACCGGAACCGCAACCGGAGTCGGAGTCGAGGCCGGACGCGTGA
- a CDS encoding glycoside hydrolase N-terminal domain-containing protein — protein MNESQPQRRSILKAGGGLAFAPLLAQLTGGTPVAQAVAAGADAAGAAPWPTLSREALTYSVPALDWQSQALPIGNGRLGAMLFADPYEERVQFNEQSLWGGVNDYDNALAGKPDSAFDTGMTGFGSYRNFGDVVVSFALRASPKVTAPGGPYSSSATEGVDKTYDGDPGTKWCVEGPGSTVRWQVELPEPVAVASYRLTSADDVPQRDPQEWALSGSIDGDTWTTLDRRTLEAPFESRFQTKEFTCAHPAAYRFYRFDFVPKAGVSHFQ, from the coding sequence GTGAATGAATCCCAACCGCAGCGACGCAGCATCCTCAAGGCCGGCGGTGGCCTCGCCTTCGCACCTCTGCTCGCTCAGCTGACCGGCGGAACTCCCGTGGCACAGGCCGTTGCCGCCGGGGCCGACGCGGCGGGGGCCGCCCCCTGGCCGACGCTGTCGCGCGAGGCGCTGACCTACTCCGTACCGGCCCTGGACTGGCAGTCGCAGGCCCTGCCGATCGGCAACGGCCGACTCGGTGCCATGCTCTTCGCCGATCCCTACGAGGAGCGCGTCCAGTTCAACGAACAGAGCCTGTGGGGCGGTGTCAACGACTACGACAACGCCCTCGCGGGCAAGCCGGACAGCGCGTTCGACACCGGCATGACCGGCTTCGGCTCGTACCGGAACTTCGGCGATGTCGTCGTCAGCTTCGCTCTCCGCGCGAGTCCGAAGGTCACGGCCCCCGGGGGACCGTACAGCAGCTCCGCCACGGAGGGTGTCGACAAGACGTACGACGGCGACCCGGGCACCAAGTGGTGCGTCGAAGGGCCGGGTTCGACGGTGCGTTGGCAGGTCGAGCTTCCCGAACCCGTCGCGGTCGCGTCCTACCGTCTGACGAGTGCCGACGACGTGCCGCAGCGCGATCCGCAGGAGTGGGCGCTCTCCGGTTCCATCGACGGCGACACGTGGACCACGCTCGACAGACGCACGCTGGAAGCGCCCTTCGAAAGCCGCTTCCAGACGAAGGAATTCACCTGCGCCCACCCTGCGGCCTACCGCTTCTACCGGTTCGACTTCGTCCCCAAGGCAGGCGTCAGCCACTTCCAGTGA